CGCAAGCCGAAGTGGAACTCGGACACCGTGACCGCGGTGATGGTCCCGGAGGACGTCGACGGGGCGAAGGTCATCGACCTCGCCTTCCGGCGGCACAACCTGGCGCTCGGCGCCGGGCTGACCAGGATGGCCGGCAAGCTGTTCCGCATCGGCCACATGGGCGACCTCAACGATCTGATGGTCCTGGGTGCACTGGGCGGGGTCGAGATGGCCATGGCCGACGCCGGAATGAAGGTGGATTTCGGAAGCGGCGTGGGGGCCGCGGCTGCCTACTACCAGCGGACACCCGCCGCGCACCATTAGTTGAACGATCGTCCCAGGGTGGTGGTAACCCGCCGCCTGCCGAAGCCGGTCGAGGACGAGCTGAGCAGGCTGTTCGACGCCCGGCTGAACACCGATGACCGGGCTCT
This is a stretch of genomic DNA from Actinomycetota bacterium. It encodes these proteins:
- a CDS encoding serine--glyoxylate aminotransferase produces the protein GGYFPYTPALSLLFGLRESLDMLLDEGMDNVFARHKRLAEGVRAAVDAWGLELCARKPKWNSDTVTAVMVPEDVDGAKVIDLAFRRHNLALGAGLTRMAGKLFRIGHMGDLNDLMVLGALGGVEMAMADAGMKVDFGSGVGAAAAYYQRTPAAHH